From the genome of Cryptococcus neoformans var. neoformans B-3501A chromosome 1, whole genome shotgun sequence, one region includes:
- a CDS encoding hypothetical protein (HMMPfam hit to MutS_I, MutS domain I, score: 35.1, E(): 3.8e-08; HMMPfam hit to MutS_II, MutS domain II, score: 67.4, E(): 3.7e-17; HMMPfam hit to MutS_III, MutS domain III, score: 159.9, E(): 5.2e-45; HMMPfam hit to MutS_IV, MutS family domain IV, score: 78.1, E(): 2.2e-20; HMMPfam hit to MutS_V, MutS domain V, score: 511.0, E(): 1.1e-150): MPMYGNESTSAPKPLFDMDKDSEEKFVRFVERMPTKLDGMIRLFDRGDYYSAHGADAIFIANEVYRTTNVLKYLGSGSKPSSSSGQYARGLPSVTISMALTKAFLREALTTKQMRVEIYAPTGGVAPGSRKDHSKWEISKTASPGNLSQVEDLLFSDRDLTANAVSMAIRVVVKDGINTVGVGFVDVQEKVVGVSEFVDDENFSNTESLLIQLGVKECILQADEKRPELAKLRMLVEWCGVIVTDRKSSEFQTKNVEQDLNRLLHESHAGAALPEFDLKIAMSALSALINYLSLLSDLSLHGQLRLYRHDLSQYMKLDASALKALNLMPNPQELGGNKNMSIYGLLNRCKTSQGTRLLGRWLKQPLVNRHEIIQRQTMVEVFVEDSVNRQSIQTKYLKQMPDFHRISKKFHKRVAGLEDVVRVYQAVQLLPGLQEILENADTPEPGARDLIEEIWLKPLREHIEKLGNYSSMVEDTIDLDELANHNYVILPTIDEDLQRYREELLNVRDQLDDEHRRVGSDLGLDIDKKLHLENHQVYKYSFRITKAEASLIRNKKEYIDLATQKSGTIFTTKTLKALSEEYFRLQELYEKQQRHLVKEVVSIASSYTPVLEMLDNLIAAVDVIVSMAHVSSEAPIPYVKPILTEKGTGDVVVLGARHPCLEVQDDIVFIPNDHEMRKGDSEFIILTGPNMGGKSTYIRQIGVIALMAQVGCFVPATEARLPIFDCILARVGAGDNQLKGVSTFMAEMLETATILRSATKDSLIIIDELGRGTSTYDGFGLAWAISEYIAETIHCFCLFATHFHELTSLSEKNSHVKNLHVEALVKDKDGEGGAKERDITLLYQVKEGICDQSFGIHVAELANFPESVVKLAKRKAEELEDFGDDQTRAPSSKFSKTEIDAGTDIVKEFLDTWKSRVSAAGRGGGADAEMAMSEDEMVQLLKDTAEEFKDRLEGNEWVKSLMSTF, translated from the exons ATG CCCATGTATGGGAACGAATCCACCTCGGCGCCCAAGCCGCTCTTCGATATGG ACAAGGACAGCGAGGAAAAATTTGTGCGATTTGTGGAGCGTATGCCGACT AAATTGGACGGCATGATCAGGCTGTTCGATCGTGGG GACTACTACTCGGCTCACGGCGCGGACGCCATCTTCATTGCCAACGAAGTCTACAGAACCACAAATGTCCTCAAATACCTTGGTTCAGGTTCTaaaccctcttcctcttctggaCAATATGCTCGAGGATTACCTTCTGTCACCATATCCATGGCTTTGACCAAAGCTTTCCTCCGGGAGGCCCTTACAACCAAGCAGATGCGTGTCGAAATCTACGCCCCCACGGGAGGAGTCGCTCCTGGAAGCCGAAAGGATCATTCCAAATGGGAGATCTCAAAGACAGCTTCGCCCGGCAATCTGAGCCAAGTAGAAGACCTGCTATTCAGTGACAGAGATCTGACAGCGAATGCGGTCTCAATGGCCATCAGGGTGGTGGTCAAAGATGGGATAAACACTGTCGGTGTGGGTTTCGTAGATGTACAAGAAAAGGTGGTAGGAGTGTCTGAATtcgttgatgatgagaacTTTTCGAACACCGAG TCGCTATTGATCCAACTTGGTGTAAAGGAATGTATATTGCAAGCAGATGAGAAGCGTCCAGAGCTGGCCAAATTAAGGATGTTGGTGGAGTGGTGTGGTGTCATCGTCACCGATCGCAAATCGA GCGAGTTCCAAACCAAAAATGTTGAACAAGACCTTAATCGGTTGTTGCACGAGTCTCATGCTGGTGCCGCTTTAC CGGAGTTTGACCTCAAAATCGCCATGTCAGCTCTATCAGCACTTATCAATTATCTCTCACTTCTATCCGACCTCTCCCTCCATGGTCAACTCCGATTATATCGTCATGATCTTTCTCAGTACATGAAGCTTGACGCGTCCGCCCTCAAGGCTTTGAACCTGATGCCAAATCCTCAAGAGCTGGGTGGTAACAAGAATATGAGCATATATGGGTTGTTAAACAGATGCAAGACTAGTCAAGGGACAAGGTTGTTGGGAAGGTGGTTGAAACAGCCACTGGTGAATCGCCATGAGATTA TTCAGAGACAGACTATGGTTGAGGTTTTCGTTGAGGATTCTGTCAATCGCCAATCTATTCAAACAAAGTACCTCAAGCAGATGCCTGACTTTCACAGAATCTCGAAAAAGTTCCACAAACGAGTGGCTGGATTGGAAGACGTTGTCAGGGTGTACCAAGCTGTGCAGCTG CTGCCTGGTTTGCAGGAAATTCTGGAAAATGCCGACACCCCAGAACCAGGAGCCAGGGATCTTATTGAGGAAATTTGGCTCAAGCCTTTACGC GAACATATTGAAAAGCTTGGAAATTATTCTTCCATGGTAGAAGACACCATCGATCTTGACGAACTTGCTAATCACAACTATGTGATACTTCCTACTATCGATGAAGATCTTCAGAGATACAGAGAAGAGTTGTTAAACGTGCGAGATCagcttgatgatgaacaCAGGCGAGTTGGAAGTGATCTGGGTCTGGATATCGACAAGAAGCTTCATTTGGAGAATCATCAAGTTTACAAGTACTCCTTCAGGATTACTAAGGCG GAGGCTAGCCTCATTCGTAACAAGAAGGAATATATTGACCTCGCTACCCAAAAATCTGGTACCATATTCACCACTAAAACCCTCAAGGCGCTGAGCGAGGAGTACTTCAGACTGCAGGAGTTGTACGAGAAGCAGCAAAGGCACCTTGTCAAGGAGGTCGTCTCGATCGCTT CCTCGTACACACCGGTTTTGGAAATGCTGGATAACTTGATTGCGGCTGTCGATGTCATTGTCAG TATGGCTCACGTCTCTTCTGAGGCTCCCATTCCTTATGTTAAACCCATCTTGACTGAAAAAG GTACCGGTGACGTCGTTGTTCTAGGCGCCCGTCATCCTTGTCTTGAAGTCCAAGACGATATTGTCTTTATCCCTAATGACCATGAAATGCGCAAGGGTGATTCCGAGTTTATCATCCTTACCGGACCGAACATGGGTGGTAAATCGACGTACATCCGACAGATTGGTGTCATCGCCCTTATGGCTCAGGTTGGATGCTTTGTGCCCGCCACAGAAGCTCGGCTACCCATCTTTGACTGTATCCTTGCGAGGGTTGGTGCTGGGGACAACCAACTGAAAGGAGTCAGTACATTCATGGCCGAGATGTTGGAGACGGCGACCATCTTGAGA TCTGCTACCAAAGACTCTCTGATCATCATCGATGAGCTTGGTCGAGGTACATCTACATACGATGGTTTTGGTCTTGCTTGGGCAATATCAGA ATACATTGCCGAAACGATTCACTGCTTCTGTCTCTTCGCCACCCATTTCCACGAGCTTACCAGCCTTTCTGAAAAGAATTCTCACGTGAAGAACTTGCACGTTGAAGCCCTTGTCAAGGacaaagatggagaagggggTGCGAAGGAAAGGGACATTACGTTGCTGTACCAAGTCAAAGAAGGTATCTGTGATCAAAGTTTCGGTATCCATGTGGCCGAGTTGGCAAACTTCCCTGAGAGTGTCGTCAAG CTCGCCAAGCGTAAAGcggaagagttggaagatTTTGGAG ACGACCAAACCCGAGCCCCATCATCCAAGTTTTCAAAGACGGAAATCGATGCTGGTACAGACATCGTCAAAGAGTTCCTCGACACTTGGAAATCTCGCGTCTCTGCCGctggaaggggaggaggggcgGATGCTGAGATGGCCAtgagtgaagatgagatggttCAGCTGTTGAAGGATACCGCGGAAGAATTCAAGGACCGATTGGAAGGGAATGAGTGGGtgaagagcttgatgaGCACATTCTAG